GGCCCGCCGACGAAGGCGGGCGTCTGCGCGCAAAAGCCGTCCATCGACGTGTACTCGGGAACGACGCCGAGCGTCGGTTTGAACCCGACGACGTTACAGCAGGAGGCCGGCACGCGGAGCGACCCGCCGACGTCCGATCCGGTCGCCAGGCGGATCGCACCCGCCGCGAGCGCCGCCGCGGAACCGCCCGAGGAACCCCCGGCGGAGCGCTCGGTGTCGAACGGTGTCGGCGTCGCGCCGACGAGGCGGTTCTCGGTCTTGATCGTGTGCGCCAGCGCGGGGGTGCTCGTCGTCCCGACGACGACCGCGCCCGCGGCCTCCAACCGTTCGACGGCGATCGAGTCGTCGCTCGCGACGTTGTCTGCGAGCGGTTTCAACCCCAGCGTGTTCGGGACGCCCTCCTTTCGAGTCCGGAGGTCCTTGATCGCGACGGGGACCCCGGCGAGCGGCCCAGGATCGCGCCCGTCCGAGACGTCAGCGTCGATCTCGGCGGCGCGCTCGCGCGCGTCGTCGGCGATGACCGCGATAAACGCGTTCAGATCTGCCGTGGCGTCGATGCGATCCAGCGCGGCCTCGACGAGGTCGGCCGACGATCGACGGCCGGTACGAACATCGCTCGCGAGTCGGCTGACGGGGGGATCGTGGGAGGAAGACACACTGGGCGTTCTCGCGTTGGGCCAATAAACCCGAGGGCGGTCGCGCTCGCGCGAACGGGACGCTTTTATCCGCCGCCATCCGACCGGGCGGTATGACCGGTCCGGAGATCCCGGAATCACACCCCAGATACGAGTCGCTGTTGACGCGACACCGCATCGAAGCCGGCGTCGATCGCGGTCTCACGTCCAGACAGGGGCTCATCGCACAGGGCCGCGGCGAGGCGTTCGACTATCTGCTCGGCGAGGAGACCATTCCGAGCGCGGCCGAGGCCGAGCGCGCCGCCGCCGCGCACTTGCTTCGCGCCGAGCATACCGTGTTGTCGGTCAACGGCAACGTCGCCGCGCTCGCTCCCGGCGAGATCGTCGAACTGGCCGAGACGACCGGGTCGGACATCGAGGTGAACCTGTTCAACCGGACCGACGGGCGGATCGAGCGGATCGCCGAACACCTGCGCGACCACGGGGCCGAGGCAGTCAAGGGACTGACCGCCGACGGGCGAATTCCCGGGCTGGATCACGAGCGGGCGAAGGTCGACGCCGACGGGATCGGCGCGGCGGACGTGGTGTTGGTACCGCTGGAGGACGGCGACCGAGCCGAGGCGCTCGGGGCGATGGGGAAAACCGAGCTCGTGATCGATCTCAACCCCATGTCGCGGTCGGCGCGGGCGGCGACGGTCCCGATCGTCGATAACCTGATTCGTGCCGTCCCGAACATGACCGAACACGCGGCGGACCTGGCCGATGCGGACCGGGAGACGCTGGATTCGATCGTCGAATCGTTCGACGCCGACGAGGCGCTCGCGTCGGCCGAACAGCGGATTCGAGACGTGTGAATCGAGAGACGCGTTTCGCGTCGTCTTGCGCTCGTCTGACATAGTGTTTTGTGGGTCGAACGAGAACGGCCCCTATGGCTAGCCTCACCGAGGTCTACAGGGGAGGAGGCGGGGGCGGCCTCCAGCGGCTGTACGCCGGTGTCGCGCTGTTCGGGGTCGGGGCGATTCTCGTTACGACCGGACTCCTCGTCGTCTCGACCGAGCTTGGCGCGACGCTCGGGCTCGGGCAGTTCGAAGCACGAGAGCTCGCCGGCGTGTTGGGCGGAATCGGATTCCCGGCAGTGCTTCTCGGGACGATGGTCGCGCTGCCCAGAGCCTCCAGACGGCTCCAGGCTGCGGCGGCCGTCGGCGCGCTTTTCAGCCTCGTCGGCGTCGGGCTGTTCGTTCGCTTCTACCCGGTCGATTGGGTCGGCGGCTCCGGAGACACGACGATGACGCTCGTCGTCTCGGTGAGCTACTTCGTCGGCACGATCGTGACGAGCTGGTGTCTGTTTACTGCCGTCGCCAACTTCAAAGCCCGCAACGACCCGGGCGGAACGATCTCCCTCGAGATCACGAAGGAGGGGGAAACGCGGGTGGTCGAGGTGTCGAACGACGAGTTGCGCGGCCGACTCGGGGGCATCGGCATGTTGGGCGCGACGCCCGACGGGGAGGTCGAAACGCAGACCAACCGGCCGGACGGGGGAACGCGCACGCGTTCAGGCGGGGCGAGCGTCGACCCCACCGACGGCGGAACCGACCACGAGCCAACGATACGCGAACCTGGGTTCTCCGACGACGCGGAGTTCCTCGACGACGGCCCATCGACCCCGATCAGCGACACCTACTGCGGCAACTGCGCGTACTTCCGCTACGTCCGCACCGACGACGGGCTGGTGCCGTACTGCGGGCTCCACAGCGAGGCGATGGACGACATGGACGCCTGCGACGAGTGGTCGCCGAACACCAGCTGATCGCCGTCCTCGAACCGACCGCTAGCCGAGCATCTCGTCGATCCGATCGTAGTGGCTACCCTTCCAGAAGACCTGTCCGCACGAGCGACAGCGCCAGCAGTCGGTACTTGCGGGGTCAGGGGCGTACTCGGGGGTCTCCGATTCGGATGGAACGGGATCGAGGATGCCGTTACAGCGCCCGCAGTGCGTCGGCAGGTCGGCGATTGCGAGGGCGAAGCCCGCTTCGCGGAGTTCGGCCAGTTGGTCGTTGAGTTCGAGCGCGGTGACCAGAACGGCCCCGTCGACGCTCGCAGCCAACTCGACGTCTCGCGTCAGCAGGCGGCGACTCTCTCCCTCGGCGAGCGTCGCGAGGCGATCGTCGTCCTCGATTCCTCGATCCAACGCGTAGGCCGCATCATACCCGCAGACCCGGAAGTAGACGGCGAGTTTGCCGAGCATAACGTCGAGCAGGAGTCGGTCGGTGTCCGGGGCGATGACGCCGCGATCGCCACCCGGGGCGTCGGTCATCGATCCAGAAACGCTCGCACGCCAGCTGCGTCCAAACAGTTGAGCACGTCGTCGGGTTCGACCCAGCCGCGGCGGGCAGTGTGGACGCCGAATCGCATGTAATCGAGGGTCTCGACGCCGTGGGCGTCCGTGTTTATACTGATCGTCGCGCCGGCCTCGATCGCGACCTTGGCGTAGCTCGATCGGAGGTCCAGTCGTCGCGGATCGGCGTTGATTTCGAGCACCGTGTCGTGGTCGGCGGCGGCCGCGGCGACCCGCTCGATGTCGATGTCGTGACCGGGCCGTTGGTTCAACAGCCGGCCGGTCGGGTGGCCGATGACGTCGACCGCGGGGTGTTCGATCGCGGTCACGAGTCGGTCGGTCCCGTCGCCGTCGAGGGCGCTGTGCGGCGAGGCGACCACGCAATCGAGCGATTCGAGGGCGTCGTCGCCGACGCTGATCGAGCCCTCAGTGCCGATGTTCGCCTCGACGCCCGCGAACAGTTCGATCGACGCATCGTCGTTCGCCTCGCGCACGGCGTCGGCGTGCGCGAGCAGTTCCTCGTCGTCGAGGCCGACGCCGCCGACCATCCCCGGTCCCGTCGCGTGGTCGGCGATTCCGAGGTACTCGTGGCCGTAGTCGGCCGCCGCCTCGGCCATCTCGACGATCGTCGCCGTGCCGTCCGAGGCGGTCGTGTGGACGTGGAGGTCGCC
This DNA window, taken from Natronomonas salsuginis, encodes the following:
- a CDS encoding 4-phosphopantoate--beta-alanine ligase; translated protein: MTGPEIPESHPRYESLLTRHRIEAGVDRGLTSRQGLIAQGRGEAFDYLLGEETIPSAAEAERAAAAHLLRAEHTVLSVNGNVAALAPGEIVELAETTGSDIEVNLFNRTDGRIERIAEHLRDHGAEAVKGLTADGRIPGLDHERAKVDADGIGAADVVLVPLEDGDRAEALGAMGKTELVIDLNPMSRSARAATVPIVDNLIRAVPNMTEHAADLADADRETLDSIVESFDADEALASAEQRIRDV
- a CDS encoding DUF7139 domain-containing protein, which translates into the protein MASLTEVYRGGGGGGLQRLYAGVALFGVGAILVTTGLLVVSTELGATLGLGQFEARELAGVLGGIGFPAVLLGTMVALPRASRRLQAAAAVGALFSLVGVGLFVRFYPVDWVGGSGDTTMTLVVSVSYFVGTIVTSWCLFTAVANFKARNDPGGTISLEITKEGETRVVEVSNDELRGRLGGIGMLGATPDGEVETQTNRPDGGTRTRSGGASVDPTDGGTDHEPTIREPGFSDDAEFLDDGPSTPISDTYCGNCAYFRYVRTDDGLVPYCGLHSEAMDDMDACDEWSPNTS
- a CDS encoding Mut7-C RNAse domain-containing protein; amino-acid sequence: MTDAPGGDRGVIAPDTDRLLLDVMLGKLAVYFRVCGYDAAYALDRGIEDDDRLATLAEGESRRLLTRDVELAASVDGAVLVTALELNDQLAELREAGFALAIADLPTHCGRCNGILDPVPSESETPEYAPDPASTDCWRCRSCGQVFWKGSHYDRIDEMLG